In a genomic window of Shouchella clausii:
- a CDS encoding YjiH family protein, which yields MGTKVNVKNTLLFVLPSLIGIVLFMTPFTVVEEGETSVKLPVALAADWLMALLTVDTIILITVIAMVISALLSVVFSVKKRGSEINTLWEGVFATTPGWIVIRVVGAILGVMVYVQIGPQFLISGDTGQVLLNDLLPFLFTIFLFAGMLLPLLLNFGLMEFVGSLLKNLMRPLFRLPGRASIDCIASWIGDGTVGVMLSNQQYESGKYTQREAAIVASAFSVVSITFSIYILSQLGISHLFWQFFLTLFVAGFLAAIITPRIPPLSRKKDTYIDGSPGKREPKVKGVWKHGFYEAVSRAETSAKSGNNAKNGFKNVLDLWFGVLPVVMTIGTLAAAVATYTPLFEWLAVPFIPLLEWMNVPQAAEASKTILVGFADMLLPTVLAEPFGITNEFTLFVIGTLSVSQLIYMSETGGVLIASKIPVSFFDCVLLFLVRTIITLPIIVLMAHLLL from the coding sequence ATGGGAACGAAAGTAAATGTAAAAAATACACTGCTGTTTGTACTGCCATCTCTGATTGGCATTGTGTTGTTTATGACTCCTTTTACGGTGGTCGAAGAAGGCGAAACGAGTGTCAAGCTGCCCGTAGCCCTTGCCGCTGATTGGCTAATGGCGCTTCTTACGGTAGACACGATTATTTTAATCACGGTCATAGCGATGGTCATTTCTGCGTTGTTATCGGTTGTTTTTTCCGTGAAAAAGAGAGGCAGCGAGATTAACACACTTTGGGAAGGCGTTTTTGCAACCACTCCTGGGTGGATCGTCATTCGTGTTGTCGGAGCTATTTTAGGAGTGATGGTGTACGTCCAAATCGGGCCCCAGTTCCTAATTTCCGGCGACACCGGCCAAGTATTGTTGAACGATCTATTGCCGTTTTTGTTTACCATCTTTTTATTTGCTGGCATGCTGTTGCCGCTTTTGCTTAACTTCGGTTTGATGGAGTTTGTCGGCTCGTTGTTGAAAAACTTAATGCGCCCGTTATTCCGCTTGCCTGGGCGTGCCTCGATTGACTGTATTGCTTCTTGGATTGGCGATGGAACAGTAGGCGTCATGCTCTCGAACCAACAGTACGAGTCTGGGAAGTATACGCAAAGGGAAGCAGCAATTGTCGCTTCGGCATTCTCTGTTGTTTCGATTACCTTTAGCATTTATATTTTATCGCAACTAGGCATTAGCCATTTGTTTTGGCAGTTTTTCTTAACCTTGTTTGTTGCTGGTTTTCTTGCAGCGATTATCACGCCGCGAATTCCGCCGCTTTCTCGGAAAAAAGACACGTATATTGATGGCTCTCCAGGAAAACGGGAGCCAAAAGTGAAAGGCGTCTGGAAGCACGGTTTTTACGAAGCAGTCAGCAGGGCTGAAACGAGCGCCAAAAGTGGCAATAACGCAAAAAACGGTTTCAAAAATGTGTTGGACCTCTGGTTTGGTGTATTGCCTGTCGTCATGACGATTGGAACGCTCGCAGCTGCAGTGGCAACCTACACGCCACTGTTTGAATGGCTGGCTGTGCCTTTTATTCCACTCCTTGAATGGATGAACGTGCCCCAGGCTGCCGAGGCAAGCAAAACGATTTTAGTTGGCTTTGCAGATATGCTGTTGCCGACAGTCCTTGCAGAACCGTTTGGCATCACCAATGAATTTACATTGTTCGTGATCGGCACACTGTCTGTCTCGCAGCTCATTTATATGTCGGAAACAGGGGGCGTTTTAATCGCTTCCAAAATTCCTGTCAGCTTTTTCGATTGTGTGTTGCTCTTTTTAGTTCGCACGATCATTACATTGCCGATTATTGTGCTCATGGCCCATCTTCTGCTTTAA
- a CDS encoding uracil-DNA glycosylase, with translation MPILRNDWNDVIGGEFHKTYYLELREFLKREYKEQTVYPHMNDLFNAFHYTPFEQVKVVILGQDPYHGPNQAHGLSFSVKPEVAVPPSLKNMYKELQDDLGVMPVDHGYLEPWADQGVLLLNTVLSVRKRQPGSHKGKGWELFTNEVIHALNKREEPVAFVLWGRHAQAKKEAIDATRHLIIESAHPSPFSANRGFFGSRPFSKINRWLQEQGKAPIDWQLPMKAELYSYGK, from the coding sequence ATGCCTATTCTTCGTAACGATTGGAACGATGTGATTGGCGGCGAATTTCATAAAACGTATTACTTAGAGCTGCGTGAATTCTTGAAACGAGAGTACAAAGAGCAGACGGTCTACCCCCATATGAATGATTTGTTTAATGCTTTCCACTATACGCCGTTTGAACAAGTGAAAGTCGTTATTCTTGGGCAAGACCCTTATCATGGCCCAAACCAAGCCCATGGATTAAGTTTTTCTGTTAAACCAGAAGTGGCTGTCCCACCATCGCTTAAAAATATGTATAAAGAATTACAAGACGATTTGGGCGTTATGCCTGTAGACCATGGCTATTTAGAGCCGTGGGCCGATCAAGGCGTGCTGTTGTTAAACACTGTGCTCAGCGTCCGTAAAAGGCAGCCAGGCTCCCACAAAGGAAAAGGCTGGGAACTGTTTACGAACGAAGTCATTCATGCCTTAAATAAACGGGAAGAACCGGTTGCATTTGTGCTGTGGGGAAGGCATGCCCAAGCGAAAAAAGAGGCGATTGATGCAACACGCCATTTGATTATCGAGTCGGCCCACCCGAGCCCTTTTTCTGCAAATCGAGGTTTCTTTGGCAGCCGCCCGTTTTCGAAAATCAACCGTTGGCTGCAAGAACAGGGTAAAGCCCCGATCGATTGGCAGCTGCCTATGAAAGCAGAGCTCTATTCTTATGGGAAGTAA
- a CDS encoding AbrB family transcriptional regulator → MGSKLVFLAVSFAVGWLVQTIGMPAGWLLGALATGIFWSFFVQKLIFKSELFTVSLALVGISIGFMVIPEELWAYRMLLPAFLLTLALTLAGGILLGKGFEKWAHTTGNTAFFCCLPGGASEVIALSERYQADQRIVAAFHTTRITLFVLVVPLLVGLATGGGVSLPAAATQPFAADAWLVFLALLGAAVIFCLARFVTFPGAPMFLAIALGFAIHQLLVPEYSMPNIVLGSAQVLIGSLIGMRFDRKTLKELSRIGAASAAALALYVLMSVGLALIFFLLTPLPFFTSLLAIVPAGAAEMASTAAQLELDATAVATLQMLRVLALFIALPFLIKLFAKKENQHAS, encoded by the coding sequence ATGGGAAGTAAACTTGTTTTCCTCGCTGTATCTTTTGCAGTTGGCTGGTTGGTGCAAACGATTGGCATGCCAGCAGGTTGGTTGCTTGGCGCTTTGGCGACGGGCATTTTTTGGTCTTTTTTTGTCCAAAAGCTTATCTTCAAAAGCGAACTGTTCACTGTTTCACTTGCGTTAGTCGGCATTTCTATTGGGTTTATGGTCATTCCCGAGGAGCTATGGGCATACAGGATGTTGTTGCCCGCTTTTTTACTGACGTTGGCATTGACTCTTGCAGGTGGAATCTTACTTGGAAAAGGCTTTGAGAAGTGGGCGCATACGACAGGGAATACAGCATTCTTTTGTTGCCTGCCAGGGGGCGCCTCGGAAGTTATTGCTTTAAGCGAGCGTTACCAAGCAGACCAGCGGATTGTAGCGGCATTCCATACAACTAGGATTACTTTGTTTGTGCTCGTCGTCCCCCTTCTCGTAGGCCTCGCTACTGGAGGAGGCGTGTCTCTGCCGGCTGCAGCGACACAGCCATTTGCAGCAGATGCCTGGCTTGTTTTTCTCGCGTTGCTTGGTGCAGCGGTCATTTTTTGCTTAGCACGCTTTGTCACGTTTCCAGGAGCGCCGATGTTTTTAGCAATTGCCCTTGGCTTTGCCATCCACCAGCTGCTTGTGCCTGAATATAGCATGCCTAATATTGTTCTTGGCAGCGCCCAAGTGCTGATCGGCTCGTTGATTGGCATGCGCTTTGACCGGAAAACACTTAAGGAACTTAGCCGTATCGGCGCAGCAAGTGCAGCGGCATTGGCGCTTTATGTTTTGATGAGCGTCGGGCTAGCGCTAATTTTTTTCTTGCTTACGCCGCTGCCGTTTTTTACAAGTTTGCTAGCGATTGTGCCAGCTGGGGCTGCGGAAATGGCTTCGACAGCGGCTCAGCTAGAACTAGACGCGACCGCAGTAGCAACACTGCAAATGCTGCGCGTGCTTGCCTTATTCATCGCTTTGCCGTTTCTGATCAAATTATTTGCTAAGAAGGAAAATCAACACGCTTCATAA
- a CDS encoding ammonium transporter: MDNLWLTISAILVLLMQGGFILLEAGSTRMKNAGHIAGKTIFTVGIASLVFWAVGYGFIYGDGNPFIGMADFFFGNYADGVGSVDFFFQLTFAAIALTIAFGGFAERGKLAAYAIFAVLFSAFVYPLVAHWIWSDQGWLANLGKQDFAGSTVVHLTGAMAALAATLILKPRLGKYDKNGKVNDLFGHNQVYTALGVLILWVGWFGFNAGSTGGVADAFFGYVALNTQLAAGAGTIAALFLVWALNGKADVPTTLNGTLAGLVAITASCAFVAPWAAVLIGVIGGLIVVVSMNMFDKLKIDDPIFALSVHGVAGVWGTLSNGLFATPELAEMNGGLPGLFYGGGFEQLGVQLLSVVVCGVFAFVASYVLLLITKGLLGGNLRVTEEEEILGLDMSEHGSYGYPETVKSEKTSTQTGS; this comes from the coding sequence ATGGATAATTTATGGCTTACCATTTCCGCAATATTAGTTCTTCTTATGCAAGGCGGTTTTATTTTGCTTGAAGCTGGCTCAACTCGGATGAAAAATGCCGGTCATATCGCAGGTAAAACGATTTTTACGGTCGGTATCGCTTCGCTTGTTTTTTGGGCCGTTGGTTATGGCTTTATATATGGGGACGGCAATCCGTTTATTGGCATGGCTGATTTCTTTTTTGGCAACTATGCAGATGGTGTTGGTTCGGTTGACTTCTTCTTCCAACTTACGTTTGCTGCAATTGCGTTAACGATTGCCTTTGGTGGTTTTGCTGAACGGGGGAAGCTTGCCGCATACGCGATTTTTGCTGTATTGTTCTCTGCCTTTGTTTACCCGCTCGTCGCACACTGGATTTGGTCAGACCAAGGCTGGCTGGCTAATTTAGGAAAGCAAGATTTTGCCGGTTCGACAGTCGTTCACTTGACGGGTGCAATGGCCGCTCTAGCAGCTACATTGATTTTAAAGCCACGTCTTGGCAAGTATGACAAAAATGGCAAAGTCAATGACTTGTTTGGCCATAACCAAGTGTATACCGCCCTTGGCGTGTTGATTTTGTGGGTCGGTTGGTTTGGGTTTAACGCTGGTTCGACTGGCGGCGTCGCTGATGCGTTCTTTGGTTATGTAGCACTAAATACACAGCTTGCGGCTGGAGCTGGCACCATTGCAGCACTGTTTCTTGTTTGGGCACTTAATGGAAAGGCCGACGTGCCGACGACATTAAACGGAACGCTCGCCGGCCTTGTTGCCATCACTGCTTCCTGTGCATTCGTTGCGCCGTGGGCTGCAGTCCTTATAGGTGTCATTGGCGGATTAATTGTCGTCGTTAGCATGAACATGTTTGATAAACTTAAAATTGACGATCCTATTTTTGCATTAAGCGTTCACGGTGTTGCTGGTGTATGGGGAACTCTATCAAACGGACTATTTGCAACGCCTGAATTAGCAGAAATGAACGGTGGTCTGCCTGGGTTGTTTTATGGCGGTGGTTTCGAACAGCTTGGCGTCCAACTATTAAGCGTGGTGGTTTGCGGTGTGTTTGCTTTTGTCGCTTCTTACGTATTGTTGTTAATAACAAAAGGGCTTCTCGGCGGAAACTTGCGCGTTACAGAGGAAGAAGAAATTCTAGGGCTCGATATGAGTGAGCACGGTTCTTACGGGTATCCTGAAACTGTCAAGTCTGAAAAAACGTCTACGCAAACAGGTTCTTAA
- a CDS encoding DUF294 nucleotidyltransferase-like domain-containing protein, which translates to MSKPLAYAKELQAYHEQKLHAAVWAAGEEIKKELGEFPAPFAFFVMGSAGRKEQIYDSDQDHGIVFKGEDDRHLPYFLTFGERIVTRLEAAGYERCIGGVMASCERWCGSAEKWSQQLEHWLTEDTFEHVRYVLTFFDARTILGEHALVLDLKKQLFAQMERSPHLMKRFADNTGRMPQARNLFGQLLVEQRGEHQGALNVKEQILFPYVNGMRLLALQQRMMATSTLERFAALPPGSGFEEAERSFASLFERRAYWIKQFSSYKYIIPSQLTKEERNDLKTWAKEGRRLYETIQKIVEAGGSK; encoded by the coding sequence ATGAGCAAACCATTGGCCTATGCAAAAGAATTGCAGGCTTACCATGAACAAAAATTACATGCTGCTGTTTGGGCTGCAGGAGAAGAAATAAAAAAGGAGCTGGGAGAATTCCCCGCTCCCTTTGCCTTTTTTGTTATGGGCAGCGCGGGGCGCAAGGAGCAAATTTACGACAGTGATCAAGACCATGGCATTGTTTTCAAAGGAGAAGATGATCGCCATTTGCCCTATTTTTTAACTTTTGGCGAAAGGATTGTGACACGGCTTGAAGCTGCTGGCTATGAACGTTGTATTGGCGGCGTGATGGCCTCATGTGAACGGTGGTGCGGTTCAGCCGAAAAATGGTCTCAACAGCTGGAACATTGGCTCACAGAAGATACGTTTGAACATGTGCGCTATGTTCTCACATTTTTCGATGCCCGGACGATTCTAGGAGAACATGCATTAGTTTTAGACTTGAAAAAACAATTGTTTGCCCAAATGGAGCGCTCTCCCCACTTAATGAAACGGTTTGCTGACAATACCGGAAGAATGCCACAAGCTCGCAATTTATTTGGGCAACTCCTTGTTGAGCAGCGCGGTGAACACCAAGGGGCCTTAAATGTGAAAGAGCAAATTCTGTTTCCGTATGTCAATGGCATGCGCTTGCTTGCTCTTCAGCAGCGCATGATGGCTACGTCAACTTTAGAACGATTCGCGGCTCTCCCGCCGGGTAGCGGTTTTGAGGAAGCTGAACGCTCTTTTGCCTCCTTATTTGAGCGGCGGGCTTACTGGATTAAGCAGTTTTCTTCCTATAAGTACATTATCCCTAGCCAACTAACAAAAGAAGAACGCAATGACTTGAAAACGTGGGCAAAAGAGGGGCGCCGCCTTTATGAAACAATCCAGAAAATCGTTGAGGCAGGCGGAAGCAAATGA
- a CDS encoding 3'-5' exonuclease, translating into MMNNMMQFMRQLSNRFGFAMSAAETGNAAQMARFRRFQKEAQLDVLHIPFAQLPIVVFDLETSGFHPDQGDGILSIGAVKVTGNEVHNDHFYETIKPKQPPCEEVLRLTGLSLQELDQSPPINDVLLRFYDFTGAATLVAHHAAHERKFMRHATWQELGRTFTHRLIDTTFLTKITAAHQQFQTLDDWCDAYGIAISQRHHALADAHMTAKLWAKHITLAEHAGYYCLGDIYKELALRK; encoded by the coding sequence ATGATGAACAACATGATGCAATTTATGCGGCAATTATCAAATCGCTTCGGGTTCGCCATGTCGGCGGCGGAAACGGGGAATGCTGCCCAAATGGCACGTTTTCGCCGTTTTCAAAAGGAAGCTCAGCTCGATGTCCTCCACATTCCTTTTGCTCAGCTCCCGATTGTTGTATTTGATTTAGAAACAAGCGGATTCCATCCAGACCAAGGCGATGGCATTTTATCGATAGGGGCCGTGAAAGTAACTGGAAATGAAGTTCACAACGATCATTTTTATGAGACGATCAAACCAAAGCAGCCTCCATGTGAGGAGGTGCTGCGCCTGACCGGTTTGTCTTTGCAGGAGCTAGACCAATCTCCGCCAATAAATGACGTGTTGCTTCGATTCTACGATTTCACTGGCGCAGCAACACTTGTTGCCCACCATGCCGCCCATGAGCGCAAGTTTATGCGCCATGCGACATGGCAAGAGCTAGGCCGTACGTTTACACATCGGCTCATCGATACAACGTTTTTAACGAAAATAACCGCCGCCCACCAGCAGTTTCAAACACTTGATGACTGGTGCGATGCTTATGGGATAGCGATTAGCCAGCGCCACCATGCTTTAGCGGATGCACATATGACGGCCAAGCTTTGGGCGAAACATATTACACTGGCAGAACATGCAGGCTATTATTGCCTCGGGGATATTTATAAAGAGCTTGCCCTAAGAAAATAA
- a CDS encoding YwdI family protein: MHIHAEDVLLQMERQMGRIAKAVKDNDGDELKEAAAVLESYCQLLKGHPLESRLQQEKTKPISYPLPVQKRVPETKEFGSPLAETEGEQEEKRNLLDF, translated from the coding sequence ATGCATATACACGCAGAAGATGTGCTGTTGCAAATGGAACGGCAAATGGGGAGAATCGCGAAAGCCGTTAAAGACAATGACGGGGACGAATTAAAAGAAGCGGCTGCTGTGTTGGAGAGCTATTGCCAGTTGTTAAAAGGGCATCCTCTTGAGTCTAGGTTACAGCAAGAGAAAACAAAGCCGATTTCGTATCCATTGCCTGTTCAAAAGCGAGTTCCGGAAACGAAGGAATTTGGTTCTCCTTTGGCCGAAACGGAAGGTGAACAAGAGGAAAAGCGAAATTTACTTGATTTTTGA
- the putP gene encoding sodium/proline symporter PutP produces MLIRYEIIVSVIIYLLIMLVIGYYGYKKTVSHSDYTLGGRGLSPTVAALSAGASDMSGWLMLALPGSMYLTGIGAGWLAFGLILGAYLNWVFLAPRLRTYTETANDSITIPAFLENRFNDTSKLLRMLSSLIIIGFFTLYVSSGMVSGGVVFESVLGIEYRTGLLIVAGVTIAYTLFGGFLAVSWTDVVQGGVMMLALLLVPAFALAEVGGVSSTFTQIRDIDPFLMDIFRGVSVIGIIGSLAWGLGYFGQPHIIVRFMALRTAKEAKPARRIGMTWMGLSIVGAMFTGLVGRAYLTGEGVFLETAEASETVFVVMGDMLFHPYVIGFIFSAILAAVMSTISSQLLVTSSSLTEDIYKTFLKREPSDREMVMLGRGAVLVVSLVALALSWQQNSTILELVSYAWAGFGAAFGPVMLISLYWKGMTKWGALAGMGAGALVVVIWANTNLYALLGMNERVYELLPGFIVAALVIYVVSKLTTNPKQVQEGFDVFKQRLDETK; encoded by the coding sequence ATGCTCATTCGTTATGAAATTATTGTTTCCGTTATAATTTATTTGCTGATTATGCTAGTGATTGGTTACTATGGCTATAAAAAAACAGTAAGCCATTCCGATTATACGCTCGGTGGCAGAGGTCTTTCGCCAACAGTAGCAGCGTTGAGCGCAGGCGCCTCTGATATGAGTGGTTGGTTAATGTTGGCTTTGCCTGGTTCGATGTATTTGACAGGCATTGGCGCCGGCTGGCTGGCATTTGGCTTAATTTTAGGCGCTTATTTAAACTGGGTTTTTCTTGCTCCGAGGTTGCGCACTTATACAGAAACGGCGAATGATTCGATTACCATTCCAGCCTTTCTAGAAAACCGATTTAATGACACATCCAAACTATTGCGCATGCTGTCAAGTTTGATTATCATTGGCTTTTTTACGCTTTATGTTTCGTCAGGCATGGTATCGGGCGGCGTCGTGTTTGAGTCGGTGCTTGGAATTGAGTACCGGACAGGGCTTTTGATTGTGGCAGGAGTGACGATTGCGTACACGCTGTTTGGCGGTTTTTTAGCAGTGAGCTGGACAGATGTTGTCCAAGGCGGCGTCATGATGTTGGCGTTATTGCTTGTGCCAGCTTTTGCACTGGCTGAGGTTGGCGGGGTTTCAAGCACCTTTACGCAAATCCGCGACATCGATCCGTTTTTAATGGACATTTTCCGTGGCGTGTCGGTTATTGGCATTATAGGGTCCCTTGCTTGGGGGCTTGGTTATTTCGGGCAGCCACATATCATTGTCCGGTTTATGGCGCTAAGGACGGCGAAAGAGGCAAAACCGGCGCGGCGCATTGGCATGACTTGGATGGGATTGTCTATTGTTGGCGCCATGTTTACTGGCCTTGTCGGAAGAGCTTATTTAACAGGGGAAGGGGTTTTCTTAGAGACAGCAGAAGCGTCGGAAACGGTCTTTGTTGTCATGGGCGATATGCTGTTTCACCCATATGTCATTGGCTTTATTTTTAGCGCCATACTTGCTGCCGTAATGAGTACGATTTCCTCGCAATTGCTCGTCACATCCAGTTCACTGACGGAAGATATTTATAAGACGTTTTTAAAGCGAGAACCGAGCGATCGTGAAATGGTCATGCTCGGACGTGGCGCGGTTTTAGTCGTTTCATTGGTCGCTTTAGCCTTATCTTGGCAACAAAACAGTACCATTCTAGAGCTTGTCAGTTATGCCTGGGCTGGATTTGGCGCTGCTTTTGGACCTGTGATGTTGATTTCCCTTTACTGGAAGGGGATGACGAAATGGGGGGCGCTTGCAGGCATGGGTGCTGGGGCGCTTGTCGTTGTCATTTGGGCCAATACGAACCTTTATGCATTGCTTGGAATGAATGAACGAGTTTATGAGTTGTTGCCTGGCTTTATCGTCGCTGCCCTTGTGATTTATGTTGTTAGCAAGCTGACAACGAATCCAAAGCAAGTCCAGGAAGGGTTTGATGTGTTTAAGCAGCGGCTCGATGAAACCAAGTAA
- a CDS encoding GNAT family N-acetyltransferase: protein MIAIRRYSAADYRALLQIQKEAFPPPFPSELWWTVEQVEAHAAVFPAGALLAEINGEVAGSATSLLVSNADRSHTWEEISDNGLIRASHQPDGDTLYGIDLCVRPRYRGKGVAAALYEARKQTVIQLGLTRFAAVCRIPGYHAVSTEIGPEQYVSEVKNGKRSDQVLSFMMKQGLTPTHVLNGYVEDAESLNYGVFVEWRPPVR, encoded by the coding sequence GTGATTGCGATTAGGCGCTATAGCGCAGCCGATTATAGAGCGTTGCTGCAAATCCAAAAAGAAGCGTTTCCGCCGCCGTTCCCTTCAGAGTTATGGTGGACCGTAGAACAAGTCGAAGCACATGCAGCTGTTTTCCCTGCAGGCGCTTTGCTTGCTGAAATCAATGGCGAAGTCGCTGGTTCAGCCACTTCCCTTCTCGTCAGTAATGCCGACCGCTCTCATACATGGGAAGAAATAAGCGACAACGGCCTCATCCGCGCTTCCCACCAACCTGATGGAGACACACTGTATGGCATCGACTTATGCGTCCGTCCCCGTTACCGTGGCAAAGGGGTTGCCGCAGCACTCTATGAAGCGCGCAAGCAGACGGTCATCCAACTTGGTCTGACACGGTTTGCCGCTGTCTGCCGTATTCCTGGCTATCATGCCGTTTCAACAGAAATTGGACCAGAACAATATGTTTCCGAAGTAAAAAACGGCAAGCGCAGCGACCAAGTCCTTTCGTTTATGATGAAACAAGGACTTACTCCTACCCATGTGCTTAACGGTTATGTAGAAGATGCAGAATCGTTGAACTATGGCGTTTTTGTGGAGTGGCGCCCTCCTGTCCGTTAG
- a CDS encoding DUF423 domain-containing protein, whose translation MAKLFLLLGALAMALGVAIGAFGAHGLDGKISERMMSNYQTGVHYHMVHGLGLIAAGLFALKLGSSGLVNGAGWAFLAGIVLFSGSLYVMALTGITKLGAITPIGGVAFIVGWVLLGLAAMRHL comes from the coding sequence GTGGCAAAACTCTTTTTGCTATTAGGCGCACTGGCGATGGCCCTTGGGGTAGCGATTGGCGCATTCGGCGCCCATGGGCTTGACGGAAAAATAAGTGAGCGGATGATGAGCAACTATCAGACTGGCGTTCACTACCACATGGTGCACGGGCTTGGCTTAATTGCAGCCGGCTTATTTGCTCTAAAACTAGGCAGTTCCGGGCTTGTGAATGGAGCAGGCTGGGCGTTTTTAGCCGGAATTGTCCTATTTTCAGGCAGCCTCTACGTCATGGCATTAACGGGAATTACGAAACTAGGGGCGATTACGCCAATTGGCGGCGTTGCGTTTATCGTCGGCTGGGTATTGCTAGGCTTGGCAGCAATGCGGCATTTATAA
- the gerQ gene encoding spore coat protein GerQ, protein MYSYDENEANRQQQGYGQYGGQGQGQQQMMQQPQFSAQGYQVPGFVQQQQTPPAGQGGMLPLEQSFIENILRLNRGKFVTVHQTFEGNSEWNARVFRGRIEEAGRDHIVLGNPETGEHYLLLMVNLDFVTFDEPIAYTYQYGYEPGLSQYPPR, encoded by the coding sequence ATGTATTCATACGACGAGAATGAAGCCAATCGCCAGCAACAAGGATACGGCCAATATGGAGGCCAAGGGCAAGGCCAACAACAAATGATGCAACAACCGCAATTTTCAGCACAAGGGTACCAAGTGCCTGGATTTGTGCAGCAACAACAAACACCGCCTGCTGGGCAAGGAGGCATGTTGCCGTTAGAGCAATCGTTCATTGAAAACATTTTGCGTTTAAACCGGGGCAAATTTGTGACCGTCCATCAAACATTTGAAGGGAACAGCGAATGGAATGCGCGAGTCTTTCGCGGCAGGATTGAAGAGGCAGGGCGCGACCACATTGTACTTGGAAACCCGGAGACAGGCGAGCATTACTTGCTGTTAATGGTCAACCTCGACTTCGTTACATTTGATGAGCCAATCGCCTATACATATCAGTATGGATATGAACCAGGCTTGTCTCAATACCCGCCTCGTTAA